A genomic segment from Janthinobacterium sp. 64 encodes:
- the lhgO gene encoding L-2-hydroxyglutarate oxidase, protein MNKKRYAVIGGGINGLAVARQLLLDFPDATVVLFEKEASVASHQSSHNSGVVHAGLYYEPGGLKARLCRRGGELIGNYCRDNAIPYDECGKVVVALQEEELPRLEAIYRKAQANGVPGVRLIGSNELREIEPNCIGLGALHSPKTAIVSYGQIAARIADEIRERGGRICLNSPVERLLEQGGEVRVELADGEVFDTVFDQAIACAGLQSDRLAERSGDQDTPRIVPFFGQYYVIDEAFKSHVKGLIYPVPDPRFPFLGVHFTKRIDGQMTIGPNAFISFGRENYDGRSMNLADIVNFASYPGFWKFAARNLPATLRELKTVVSEASFVREAARYVPTLASVGIVPAVRGIRAQAMEANGALVDDFVIRQHGNITHIRNAPSPGATSSLAIAEYIVREVMRR, encoded by the coding sequence ATGAACAAGAAGCGTTATGCAGTTATCGGCGGGGGGATAAATGGCCTCGCAGTCGCACGTCAGTTATTGTTGGATTTTCCCGACGCCACGGTGGTGCTGTTCGAAAAGGAGGCGAGTGTCGCCAGTCATCAGTCCAGCCACAATTCGGGTGTGGTCCATGCCGGTCTGTACTATGAGCCGGGGGGGCTCAAGGCACGACTTTGCAGGCGCGGGGGTGAATTGATTGGCAACTATTGCCGCGACAATGCGATCCCCTACGACGAGTGCGGCAAAGTTGTCGTCGCGCTACAAGAGGAAGAGTTGCCTCGCCTGGAGGCGATTTATCGGAAAGCGCAGGCCAACGGTGTGCCTGGCGTGCGGCTGATCGGCTCAAATGAGCTGCGCGAAATCGAGCCCAACTGCATCGGCCTGGGCGCCTTGCATTCACCGAAAACGGCGATTGTCAGTTACGGTCAAATTGCGGCCCGAATCGCCGATGAAATCAGGGAACGTGGCGGGCGCATTTGTCTGAATTCGCCGGTTGAGCGCCTGCTTGAGCAAGGCGGCGAAGTACGGGTCGAACTTGCAGACGGAGAGGTCTTCGATACGGTATTCGATCAGGCAATTGCCTGCGCGGGTTTGCAGTCAGATCGCCTGGCAGAGCGTTCGGGCGATCAGGACACGCCACGCATCGTACCGTTCTTCGGCCAGTATTACGTGATCGACGAGGCTTTCAAGTCGCATGTCAAAGGCTTGATCTACCCGGTGCCGGACCCGCGCTTTCCTTTCCTCGGGGTGCATTTCACAAAGCGTATCGACGGACAGATGACGATCGGCCCGAATGCTTTCATATCCTTCGGTCGCGAGAACTATGACGGCCGCAGCATGAACCTGGCCGACATCGTCAATTTTGCCAGCTACCCCGGCTTTTGGAAGTTTGCTGCCCGTAACCTGCCGGCGACGCTTCGGGAACTGAAGACTGTGGTCAGCGAGGCGAGCTTTGTCCGCGAGGCGGCGCGCTATGTACCGACGCTTGCCTCGGTCGGTATTGTTCCGGCGGTTCGTGGGATCCGTGCCCAGGCAATGGAGGCCAATGGTGCGCTGGTTGACGATTTCGTGATTCGCCAACACGGCAACATTACCCACATCCGCAATGCACCGTCGCCAGGGGCGACATCGTCGCTAGCCATTGCTGAATACATTGTGCGTGAAGTGATGAGGCGCTGA
- the gltX gene encoding glutamate--tRNA ligase — MTTTATPVRTRFAPSPTGYLHLGGARTALYSWAYARHFGGTFVLRIEDTDVERSTPEAVQAIIEGMKWLGLDHDEGPFYQMQRMDRYREVVAQMLAEGTAYHCYSSPEEVEAMRERMRAAGEKPRYDGTWRPEPGKTLPAIPADRKPVVRFKNPLDGDVTWDDVVKGTITISNRELDDLVIARPDGTPTYNFCVAVDDWDMQITHVIRGDDHVNNTPRQINILRAIGAPLPLYGHLPMILGADGEKLSKRHGAVSVMDYPAQGFLPEAMLNYLARLGWSHGDDEVFSTEQFCEWFNLNHLSKSAAQFNNEKLAWLNNHYIKQADNTRLADLARPQMAAAGAVFEGAPDLAQVLGMMKERANTINELAAASMLFFRAPQPEAELAAQHITDAIKPVLAQFAERIATVEWSKEAVAAMIKEVLAANTIKMPLLAMPLRLILTGQLQTPAIDQVVVIFGRETVLARLAKWL; from the coding sequence ATGACCACAACCGCTACTCCCGTCCGTACCCGTTTCGCTCCCAGCCCGACCGGCTATCTGCACCTGGGCGGCGCCCGCACCGCTTTATACAGCTGGGCGTATGCCCGCCACTTCGGCGGCACCTTCGTGCTGCGCATCGAAGACACGGACGTGGAGCGTTCCACGCCGGAAGCCGTGCAAGCCATCATCGAAGGCATGAAGTGGCTGGGCCTGGACCACGACGAAGGCCCGTTCTACCAGATGCAGCGCATGGACCGCTACCGCGAAGTGGTGGCGCAGATGCTGGCTGAAGGTACGGCATATCACTGCTACTCGTCGCCGGAAGAAGTCGAAGCGATGCGCGAGCGCATGCGCGCCGCCGGCGAAAAGCCCCGCTACGACGGCACCTGGCGCCCGGAGCCGGGCAAGACCCTGCCGGCCATTCCTGCCGACCGCAAGCCCGTCGTGCGCTTCAAGAATCCGCTCGATGGCGACGTGACGTGGGACGACGTGGTCAAGGGCACGATCACGATTTCGAACCGCGAGCTGGACGACCTGGTGATCGCGCGTCCGGACGGCACGCCAACGTACAACTTCTGCGTGGCCGTCGACGACTGGGACATGCAGATCACCCACGTGATCCGCGGCGATGACCACGTCAACAACACCCCGCGCCAGATCAACATCCTGCGCGCCATCGGCGCACCGCTGCCGCTGTACGGCCACCTGCCGATGATTCTGGGGGCGGACGGCGAAAAGCTGTCGAAGCGCCACGGCGCCGTCAGCGTGATGGATTACCCGGCGCAGGGCTTCCTGCCCGAAGCGATGCTGAACTACCTGGCGCGCCTGGGCTGGAGCCATGGCGACGACGAGGTGTTCTCGACCGAGCAGTTCTGCGAGTGGTTCAATCTGAATCACCTGTCGAAATCGGCGGCCCAGTTCAACAATGAAAAACTGGCCTGGCTGAACAACCACTATATCAAGCAGGCCGACAACACGCGCCTGGCCGACCTGGCGCGTCCGCAAATGGCCGCCGCCGGCGCCGTCTTCGAAGGCGCGCCGGACCTGGCGCAAGTGCTGGGCATGATGAAAGAGCGCGCCAATACCATCAATGAGCTGGCGGCCGCCTCGATGCTGTTCTTCCGCGCGCCGCAGCCGGAAGCGGAACTGGCAGCGCAGCACATTACGGATGCCATCAAGCCCGTGCTGGCGCAGTTTGCCGAGCGCATCGCCACGGTGGAGTGGAGCAAGGAAGCCGTGGCCGCCATGATCAAGGAAGTGCTGGCCGCCAACACCATCAAGATGCCGCTGCTGGCCATGCCTTTGCGTTTGATTCTGACGGGCCAGTTGCAGACCCCGGCCATCGACCAGGTGGTGGTGATCTTCGGCCGCGAGACCGTGCTGGCGCGCCTGGCAAAGTGGCTGTAA
- a CDS encoding phospholipase D family protein: MPAQALPFRSATRLLLPLLLSAVLAGCASLPSLEGRSASTVMADTKHTQLAEAIAPMVAQHPGVSGIYPLADGRDAFAARALLAAAAQRSLDVQYYIWHKDITGTLLFDALRQAAERGVRVRLLLDDNNTAGLDQTLTMLGKQRNLEIRLFNPFVPRSPRALAFATDFSRLNRRMHNKSFTADNQATIVGGRNVGDEYFGAAGDVLFADLDVLAVGPVVDDVSHDFDRYWNSASAYPASLLLTRPVEGDAATIAAEADRIDDTRAAEEYVQALRTSPFVKQMMERTLPFEWARTRMVSDDPAKVLDKARPGTGVAENLQNLLGVPEKEVDLVSPYFVPGKSGTQAFADLTKKGVGVRILTNALEATDVAAVHAGYAKWRKPLLEAGVLLYESRRSWERDDARAQPGHLGSSASSLHAKTFAVDDRRIFVGSFNFDPRSIELNTEMGLVIDSPALASQLGQAMRTTIPQRAYQVLLGDDGALYWLARDANGATTRYDTEPGTSVWKRMGVAILSVLPIDWLL; this comes from the coding sequence ATGCCCGCCCAAGCACTTCCCTTCCGCAGCGCCACCAGGCTGCTGCTGCCCCTGCTGCTGTCCGCCGTCCTTGCCGGCTGCGCTTCACTGCCTTCGCTGGAAGGCCGCAGCGCGTCGACCGTCATGGCCGACACAAAGCACACCCAACTGGCCGAGGCCATCGCGCCCATGGTGGCGCAGCATCCGGGCGTGTCCGGCATTTACCCGCTGGCCGATGGGCGCGACGCCTTTGCCGCGCGCGCCCTGCTGGCCGCCGCCGCCCAGCGCAGCCTGGACGTGCAGTACTACATCTGGCACAAGGACATCACGGGCACCCTGCTGTTCGACGCCCTGCGCCAGGCGGCCGAACGGGGCGTGCGCGTGCGCCTGCTGCTCGACGATAACAACACGGCGGGGCTGGACCAGACCTTGACCATGCTGGGCAAGCAGCGGAATCTGGAAATCCGCCTGTTCAATCCCTTCGTGCCCCGCTCACCGCGCGCGCTGGCCTTTGCCACGGATTTTTCCCGCCTCAACCGGCGCATGCACAACAAATCGTTCACGGCCGATAACCAGGCCACCATCGTCGGCGGGCGCAACGTGGGCGACGAATATTTTGGCGCGGCCGGCGACGTGCTGTTCGCCGACCTTGACGTGCTGGCCGTCGGCCCCGTCGTCGACGACGTCTCGCACGATTTCGACCGCTACTGGAACAGCGCCTCGGCCTACCCCGCCAGCCTGCTGCTGACCCGCCCCGTCGAGGGCGACGCGGCCACCATCGCCGCCGAGGCGGACCGCATCGACGATACCAGGGCGGCCGAGGAATACGTACAGGCACTGCGCACCTCGCCCTTCGTCAAGCAGATGATGGAACGCACCCTGCCCTTCGAATGGGCGCGCACGCGCATGGTCAGCGACGACCCGGCCAAGGTGCTGGACAAGGCCAGGCCCGGCACGGGCGTGGCGGAAAACCTGCAAAACCTGCTGGGCGTGCCGGAAAAGGAAGTCGACCTGGTGTCGCCGTATTTTGTGCCCGGCAAATCGGGCACGCAAGCCTTTGCCGACCTGACGAAAAAAGGCGTGGGCGTGCGCATCCTGACGAATGCACTGGAAGCGACCGACGTGGCGGCCGTGCATGCCGGCTATGCGAAGTGGCGAAAACCGCTGCTGGAAGCGGGCGTGCTGCTGTATGAATCGCGCCGCTCGTGGGAACGGGACGATGCGCGCGCGCAGCCGGGCCATCTGGGCAGCTCCGCATCGAGCCTGCATGCGAAGACCTTTGCCGTCGATGACCGGCGCATCTTTGTCGGCTCGTTCAATTTCGATCCGCGCTCGATCGAGTTGAATACGGAAATGGGCCTCGTCATCGACAGCCCCGCGCTGGCCAGCCAGCTGGGCCAGGCCATGCGCACCACGATCCCGCAGCGCGCCTACCAGGTGCTGCTGGGCGACGACGGCGCGCTGTACTGGCTCGCCCGCGACGCCAACGGCGCCACCACGCGCTACGACACGGAACCGGGCACCAGCGTGTGGAAGCGCATGGGGGTGGCGATTTTATCGGTGCTGCCGATAGACTGGCTGCTGTAA
- a CDS encoding LysR family transcriptional regulator: MTISLRHIEVFRAIMTTGSVTAAAAMLHTSQPTVSRELARLEHLTGLTLFERERGRLRPTAQALQLFEEVQRAYFGLERIVSTAAALRQFDQGQLSIACLPVFSQSLLPQACKRFVADFPKVSISITPQESPLLEEWLSAQRHDIGLTEVGNAPPGTALDTLMSVDEVCVLPDGHALAGKAVLQPADFAGQPFISLAAVDPYRQQIDAIFAQAGVERRMALDTHSAASVCAMVREGVGLAIVNPLTALDYAGQGLQIRRFAVSLPFTVNLVKPLHRPLSQLVALFEQALHAQADEVKRRLLQL, encoded by the coding sequence ATGACTATCTCCCTGCGCCATATCGAGGTCTTTCGCGCCATCATGACGACGGGCAGCGTGACGGCCGCCGCCGCCATGCTGCACACGTCGCAGCCCACCGTCAGCCGCGAGCTGGCGCGCCTCGAACACTTGACGGGCTTGACCCTGTTCGAGCGCGAGCGGGGGCGGCTGCGTCCGACGGCGCAGGCGCTGCAGCTGTTCGAGGAAGTGCAGCGCGCGTATTTCGGCCTGGAGCGCATCGTCAGCACGGCGGCAGCCTTGCGCCAGTTCGACCAGGGCCAGTTGTCGATCGCCTGCCTGCCCGTGTTTTCCCAGTCGCTGCTGCCGCAGGCGTGCAAGCGCTTCGTCGCCGATTTTCCCAAGGTGAGCATCAGCATCACGCCGCAGGAGTCGCCGCTGCTGGAAGAGTGGCTGTCGGCGCAGCGCCACGACATCGGCCTGACGGAAGTGGGCAATGCGCCACCTGGCACCGCGCTCGATACCTTGATGTCCGTCGACGAGGTGTGCGTGCTGCCCGACGGCCATGCGCTCGCCGGCAAGGCGGTGCTGCAGCCGGCGGACTTCGCGGGCCAGCCTTTCATCAGCCTGGCCGCCGTCGACCCCTACCGCCAGCAGATCGACGCCATCTTCGCGCAGGCCGGCGTGGAGCGGCGCATGGCGCTCGACACGCACAGCGCCGCTTCCGTCTGCGCCATGGTGCGCGAAGGCGTGGGGCTGGCCATCGTCAATCCGCTCACGGCCCTCGATTATGCGGGGCAGGGCTTGCAGATACGCCGCTTTGCCGTGTCCTTGCCGTTCACGGTGAATCTCGTGAAACCTTTGCACCGCCCCCTGTCGCAACTGGTCGCCCTGTTCGAGCAGGCGCTGCATGCGCAGGCGGACGAGGTGAAAAGGCGCTTGCTGCAGCTGTGA
- a CDS encoding alkaline phosphatase family protein, translating into MTKHFSLSRQLAQALLLVAGVAACQAHAAKALPAAASAAQPKLVVVLVVDGLPQEQVTRYREQFGQGGFRRLLEQGAWFSDAHQAHGITVTAIGHSAVLSGAYPYQHGVIGNNWIDPVTKKSVYCTEDGNFHYIGEATQPDDGTAPTKLRVSTLGDELRYATGDKSKVVTVSGKDRGAILLAGKTGTAYMYMEKTGNFASSTYYMQQHPQWVQRYQATKPQDRYYGKSWTPLLADAAYARDARDDLVAAKPGTRNTFPFAYYSDSGKLDGEYYSRLKSGPFLDELTLEFARAAIDGENLGRNPAGVPDILGVSLSAHDYVNHAYGPESKMSHDHLQRLDRMLAGFFLDLDKKVGMDNVLVVLTADHGFANVPEFAETRGFSAKRIDGAKLVDGLNQHLATSLGIDKLVTTSSLPNIYLDYALAEKSGIHRAALEDAAARFLLQQDGLAQVYTRTQMEAGAVATRMDTLMRRAWNRQLSGDLMVVTKPAWYFGKGSGGTSHGTPYTYDTNVPLMVFGPRWIKPGAYGQYVEVVDIAPTLAHLLRIRQPSASEGRVLTEAVR; encoded by the coding sequence ATGACGAAACATTTCTCCCTTTCCCGGCAACTGGCACAGGCGCTGCTGCTGGTCGCTGGCGTGGCGGCGTGCCAGGCGCATGCTGCCAAGGCGCTTCCTGCTGCTGCCTCTGCGGCGCAGCCGAAACTGGTCGTGGTGCTGGTGGTCGATGGCTTGCCGCAGGAACAGGTGACGCGCTACCGCGAGCAGTTCGGCCAAGGCGGTTTCCGCCGCCTGCTGGAGCAGGGCGCGTGGTTCAGCGACGCGCACCAGGCGCACGGCATCACGGTCACCGCCATCGGCCACTCGGCCGTGCTGTCGGGTGCCTATCCTTACCAGCATGGCGTGATCGGCAATAACTGGATCGATCCCGTCACGAAAAAATCCGTGTACTGCACCGAAGACGGCAATTTCCATTACATCGGCGAAGCAACACAGCCCGACGACGGCACGGCGCCGACCAAGCTGCGCGTGAGTACCCTGGGCGACGAGCTGCGCTATGCCACGGGCGACAAGTCCAAGGTCGTCACCGTGTCGGGCAAGGACCGCGGCGCCATCCTGCTGGCCGGGAAAACGGGCACGGCCTATATGTACATGGAAAAGACGGGCAATTTCGCCAGCAGCACCTACTATATGCAGCAGCATCCGCAATGGGTGCAGCGCTACCAGGCGACCAAACCGCAGGATCGCTACTATGGCAAGAGCTGGACGCCGCTGCTGGCCGATGCCGCCTATGCGCGCGACGCCCGTGATGATCTGGTGGCGGCCAAGCCGGGCACGCGCAACACCTTCCCGTTTGCCTACTACAGCGACAGCGGTAAGCTCGATGGCGAGTACTACAGCCGCCTGAAATCCGGTCCCTTCCTCGATGAGCTGACCCTGGAATTTGCCCGCGCCGCCATCGATGGCGAAAACCTGGGCCGCAACCCGGCCGGCGTGCCCGATATCCTGGGCGTGAGCCTGTCCGCGCACGACTATGTGAACCACGCCTACGGCCCGGAAAGCAAGATGTCGCACGACCACCTGCAGCGCCTGGACCGCATGCTGGCCGGCTTCTTTCTTGATCTCGATAAAAAAGTCGGCATGGACAACGTGCTGGTGGTGCTGACGGCTGACCATGGCTTTGCCAACGTGCCGGAATTTGCCGAAACGCGCGGCTTCTCGGCCAAACGCATCGATGGCGCCAAACTGGTCGATGGCTTGAACCAGCACCTGGCAACAAGCCTGGGTATCGACAAGCTGGTGACGACGTCGTCGCTGCCGAATATCTATCTCGATTACGCGCTGGCGGAAAAGAGCGGCATCCATCGCGCTGCCCTGGAAGATGCGGCGGCCCGCTTCCTGCTGCAGCAGGACGGTCTGGCGCAAGTCTACACGCGCACGCAGATGGAAGCGGGGGCGGTGGCCACGCGCATGGACACCCTGATGCGCCGTGCCTGGAACCGCCAGCTGTCGGGCGACCTGATGGTCGTCACCAAGCCGGCCTGGTACTTCGGCAAGGGCAGCGGCGGCACGTCGCACGGCACGCCGTACACGTATGACACCAACGTGCCGCTGATGGTCTTCGGCCCCCGCTGGATCAAGCCGGGCGCCTATGGCCAGTACGTGGAAGTGGTCGACATCGCGCCGACCCTCGCCCACCTGCTGCGCATACGCCAGCCGTCGGCGTCAGAGGGGCGGGTGTTGACGGAGGCGGTGCGCTAA
- the lysA gene encoding diaminopimelate decarboxylase, producing MKPVNDQTLAQLAQEHGTPLWVYDAATIRARVAQLAQFDTVRFAQKANSNIHLLTLMREAGVHVDAVSLGEIERALQAGFTPAQTNGAAGLVFTCDLFDRPTLARVAAAKIEVNCGSVDMLRQLGPVSPGHRVWLRINPGYGHGHSNKTNTGGENSKHGIWHEELPEALAVIRAHGLHLVGLHMHIGSGVDYSHLETVCGTMVDLVKNMGHDIEAISTGGGLSVPYRDGEQPVDTDHYFQLWDAARKQIEAHLGHAVHLEIEPGRFLVADAGLLVAEVRATKQMGGNHFTLLDTGFNELMRPAMYGSYHAMSVIAHDGRTLNTQRATVVGGPLCESGDVFTQRDGGVVETRLLPAAQVGDYVVFEGAGAYGASMSSNYNSRPHAAEYLVDGDASRLIRRRQTVAELIALEQL from the coding sequence ATGAAGCCCGTCAACGACCAGACCCTCGCCCAACTCGCCCAGGAACACGGCACGCCCCTGTGGGTGTATGACGCGGCCACCATCCGCGCCCGCGTGGCGCAGCTGGCGCAGTTCGACACCGTGCGCTTCGCGCAAAAGGCCAATTCGAACATCCACCTGCTCACCCTGATGCGTGAAGCGGGCGTGCACGTGGACGCCGTCTCGCTGGGCGAGATCGAACGCGCGCTGCAGGCGGGCTTTACGCCGGCGCAAACGAACGGCGCCGCCGGCCTGGTGTTCACCTGCGACCTGTTCGACCGCCCTACCCTGGCGCGCGTGGCGGCAGCGAAGATCGAAGTCAATTGCGGCTCCGTCGACATGCTGCGCCAGCTGGGCCCCGTGTCGCCCGGCCACCGCGTCTGGCTGCGCATTAATCCTGGCTATGGCCACGGCCACAGCAACAAGACCAATACGGGCGGCGAAAACAGCAAGCATGGCATCTGGCACGAAGAGCTGCCGGAGGCGCTGGCCGTCATCCGCGCGCATGGCCTGCACCTGGTCGGCCTGCACATGCACATCGGCTCGGGCGTCGACTACAGCCACCTGGAAACCGTCTGCGGCACCATGGTCGACCTGGTCAAGAACATGGGCCACGATATCGAAGCCATTTCCACGGGCGGCGGCCTGTCCGTGCCTTACCGCGACGGCGAGCAGCCGGTCGATACGGACCACTACTTCCAGCTGTGGGATGCGGCGCGCAAGCAGATCGAGGCGCACCTGGGCCACGCCGTGCACCTGGAAATCGAACCGGGACGCTTCCTCGTGGCCGATGCGGGCCTGCTGGTGGCCGAAGTGCGCGCCACCAAGCAAATGGGCGGCAATCACTTCACCCTGCTCGACACGGGTTTCAATGAACTGATGCGCCCCGCCATGTACGGCAGCTACCATGCAATGTCGGTCATCGCGCATGACGGCCGGACACTGAACACGCAGCGCGCCACCGTGGTCGGCGGCCCCCTGTGCGAATCGGGCGACGTGTTTACCCAGCGCGATGGCGGCGTGGTGGAAACCCGTTTGTTACCCGCAGCGCAGGTGGGCGACTACGTTGTCTTCGAAGGCGCGGGCGCATATGGCGCGTCGATGTCGTCGAACTACAACAGCCGCCCCCATGCGGCCGAATACCTGGTCGATGGAGATGCTTCGCGGCTGATCCGCCGCCGCCAGACGGTGGCCGAGCTGATCGCGCTGGAACAACTGTAA
- a CDS encoding LysR family transcriptional regulator, producing the protein MTLKQLEAFYWAATCANFAIAAERLHLSVSSLSKRISELEEALGINLFDRSGHRAVLSDPGQALLPRALALLDDAAAIRSAFAPSAGLVGRCTFGVGELSALTWLPQFIAQVRALHPKLTLEPYVDVGSVLESRVTKGELDFAIIAGRSSHHGILSQPVSQAQFIWLAAPTLAVSDSPPGLRGAADLLDAGQPIVALPPSAGTTRLIDDWLLAQGIAAVERISCNNWGAIAGMLIASVGIGILPTGWSQKLVDQGLLLPLAAAEMPAPVIYSFQWRRGDNRPLLDQLRGLSTQYVDFTADLSRPLGSITER; encoded by the coding sequence ATGACTTTAAAGCAACTCGAAGCCTTCTACTGGGCCGCCACCTGCGCGAACTTTGCGATTGCCGCCGAACGCCTGCATTTGTCCGTATCGTCTCTCTCCAAGCGCATTTCAGAACTGGAGGAAGCGCTTGGCATCAATCTGTTCGACCGCAGTGGCCACCGCGCCGTACTCAGCGATCCAGGCCAGGCATTGCTGCCACGCGCGCTGGCGCTGCTCGATGACGCCGCCGCAATACGTAGCGCCTTCGCACCCTCTGCCGGGCTAGTGGGCCGTTGCACCTTTGGTGTTGGCGAACTCAGCGCGCTGACCTGGCTACCGCAGTTCATTGCGCAAGTCCGGGCACTGCATCCCAAATTGACGCTCGAACCCTATGTCGACGTGGGCTCAGTTCTGGAAAGCCGTGTCACCAAGGGCGAGCTCGATTTTGCGATCATTGCCGGACGCTCATCGCACCACGGCATCCTGTCGCAACCAGTCAGCCAAGCACAATTCATCTGGCTTGCCGCGCCAACCCTGGCTGTATCTGACAGCCCGCCTGGCTTACGTGGTGCCGCCGATTTACTTGACGCTGGACAGCCCATCGTTGCCTTACCGCCATCAGCTGGCACCACGCGACTGATTGATGACTGGCTACTGGCTCAAGGCATCGCTGCCGTTGAGCGTATAAGTTGCAATAATTGGGGGGCCATTGCCGGCATGCTGATTGCCTCTGTCGGGATCGGCATACTGCCCACTGGCTGGAGTCAAAAGCTGGTTGACCAGGGTCTGCTGCTCCCGCTCGCCGCCGCCGAAATGCCAGCGCCGGTAATCTATTCTTTTCAGTGGCGGCGCGGAGACAACCGTCCACTGCTCGACCAGCTACGCGGGCTTTCCACCCAATATGTCGACTTCACTGCCGATCTATCGCGACCGCTGGGCAGCATAACGGAACGCTGA
- the apbC gene encoding iron-sulfur cluster carrier protein ApbC, translating into MSITVEDVKAALAQVIDPNTHKDFVSSKTVKNLKVDGNDISLDIELGYPAKSQIDLIRKSVLAALRVLPGVGNVSVGVSSKIISHTVQRGLKPMSNVKNIIAVASGKGGVGKSTTAVNLALALAAEGATVGMLDADIYGPSQPMMLGVKGQPKTLDGKSMEPMENHGLQVSSIGFMIDPDEPMVWRGPMVTQALQQLLDQTNWRDLDYLIVDMPPGTGDIQLTLSQKVPVTGAVIVTTPQDIALLDARKGLKMFEKVGIPILGVVENMSTHICSNCGHAEEIFGAGGGAKMCADFGVEFLGALPLTMAIRQQTDSGTPTVVAEPDGPIAVIYKQIARTIAIKVAEKAKDMTSKFPSIVIKND; encoded by the coding sequence ATGAGCATCACAGTAGAAGACGTCAAGGCCGCGCTGGCCCAGGTTATTGATCCAAATACACATAAAGATTTCGTTTCCAGTAAAACCGTCAAGAATCTGAAGGTCGATGGCAATGATATTTCCCTCGACATCGAGCTGGGCTACCCCGCCAAAAGCCAGATCGACCTGATCCGCAAATCCGTGCTGGCCGCCCTGCGCGTGCTGCCGGGCGTGGGCAACGTCAGCGTGGGCGTGTCGTCGAAAATCATTTCGCACACGGTGCAGCGCGGCTTGAAGCCGATGAGCAACGTGAAAAACATCATTGCCGTCGCTTCCGGCAAGGGCGGCGTGGGTAAATCGACCACGGCCGTCAACCTGGCCCTGGCCCTGGCAGCCGAAGGCGCCACCGTCGGCATGCTCGACGCCGATATCTATGGTCCGTCGCAACCGATGATGCTGGGTGTCAAAGGCCAGCCAAAAACGCTGGATGGCAAGAGCATGGAACCGATGGAAAACCACGGCCTGCAAGTGTCGTCGATCGGTTTCATGATCGATCCGGACGAGCCGATGGTGTGGCGCGGCCCGATGGTCACGCAAGCGTTGCAGCAATTGCTGGACCAGACCAACTGGCGCGACCTCGATTATCTGATCGTCGACATGCCGCCAGGCACGGGTGACATCCAGCTGACCCTGTCGCAGAAAGTGCCCGTCACGGGCGCCGTTATCGTCACGACGCCGCAGGACATCGCGCTGTTGGATGCGCGCAAGGGCTTGAAAATGTTCGAAAAGGTCGGCATTCCGATCCTCGGCGTGGTGGAAAACATGAGCACGCACATCTGCTCGAACTGCGGCCATGCGGAAGAAATCTTCGGCGCCGGCGGCGGCGCGAAGATGTGCGCGGACTTCGGCGTGGAATTCCTCGGCGCCTTGCCGCTGACCATGGCGATCCGCCAGCAGACGGATTCGGGTACGCCCACCGTCGTGGCCGAGCCCGATGGCCCCATCGCCGTGATCTACAAGCAGATCGCCCGCACCATCGCGATCAAGGTGGCGGAAAAGGCGAAGGACATGACCAGCAAGTTCCCGTCGATCGTCATCAAGAACGATTGA
- a CDS encoding DUF4399 domain-containing protein — protein sequence MQLSTVFLRQAAGLVAGSLLAASAFAQSVSFVEPVDGATVTSPFKVKFAVSGMDVKPAGDMTAKTGHHHLLINMGPMKAGEMIPMDDKHLHFGKGQTETDVTLPPGQYTLTMQFANGAHQSYGPELSKSIKVTVK from the coding sequence ATGCAATTGAGCACCGTATTCCTGCGCCAGGCCGCAGGCCTGGTCGCCGGCAGCCTGCTGGCCGCCAGCGCGTTCGCCCAATCCGTATCCTTCGTCGAGCCAGTCGATGGCGCGACGGTGACCAGTCCGTTCAAGGTGAAATTTGCCGTCAGCGGCATGGACGTCAAGCCGGCCGGTGACATGACGGCCAAGACGGGCCACCATCATCTGCTCATCAATATGGGGCCGATGAAGGCGGGCGAGATGATACCCATGGATGACAAGCATTTGCATTTCGGCAAAGGACAAACGGAAACGGACGTCACCTTGCCGCCGGGCCAGTACACGCTCACCATGCAGTTCGCCAATGGCGCGCACCAGTCATATGGTCCGGAGTTGAGCAAAAGCATCAAGGTGACGGTCAAGTAA